The Treponema succinifaciens DSM 2489 region GTCGCCGGATTTTTTTCATTGTCTTGCATTGTCCTGATAAGGCTTCCGCATATTTTGAAAAAATTGAAATTTTTAAGAGAACAGTTTGAACTTTACAGAAATGCAAAACGGACAAAGAAAAAGATTTCCATGCTTTTAAAAAAGAAAATTGATGACAAGGACTTTTGTGAAAAATGGCAGCTTGCAATGCGCGAATACTTGGAATTTAGATTTGCAGTTTCTTTTTGTTCTGTGCCCGGAAAAAAAGTCGGTGCGAAAATATTTGACATACTGAATGGTCTTGCAGGAGAAAAAGTTTGTGAAGCGATAGAATCTCTTTCGTGTTTTTTTGTGCGTACAGACTACATTCGGTTTGCAAGCGGTTCAATTGATTCTAAGCTTTTGCCACTGGAAACTCATCAGGCTTTGTTTGTTGAAAACGAAAAAAAATCAATGGTTGCGGAAACTTACAAGATAATTGATTTGCTCGAAAAAGGAGAGTGTAATAAAAATTTTGTCTGAAATAGTGTCAAAGTTTTTATTCACAAAGTTTGCGTTGCAAGCTTTCTTATCAAATGCAATTTCCGCTAGAAAATTGCGCTAAAAAGTCAAATCGAAAGTTAAAACTTTCTCAATGGCTTTTTATAGGAGAAAAAAGTGTTTGAATTTGAAAATCCTCCGGCATTTTTTCTTTTGCTTTTGATTCCGGTGCTTTATATTTTGCGTTATATAAAAATTTTTTCACGGCTTTCTTTGCCTTTAAATTTAAGCGACTGGAACGGAAGCAATTTTAAGTGGAAGGGAAATGCAAGAAAATTTCTTTCTGTTTTTGGAAGAGTTGTTTGTGTCTTATTTTACATTTGCCTTGTCTTTGCCTATGCGGATCCTGTTTTTCATCTTCAGCAAAAAGTCTATTCTTCAAAAGGCGCGTCGATTGTTTTTGTTTTGGACGTGAGCCCTTCAATGGCTGCAAAAGATATTGGTTCGCAAAGTCGTCTTGAAGCTGCAAAAAATTCCATTGTTTCCATGGCGGAAATGAATAGCGGCTCGGAGCTTGGGCTTGTTGTGATGGCTGAAAATGCCGCTGTTTTAGTTTCTCCCACAATGGATAGAAAATTCTTTTTGAACCGATTGAAAACTGTAAGTGTTGGAGAGCTTGGAGATGGAACTGCGATTGGAACTGGACTTAGCAGCGCAATTTATCATCTTGAAAAATCAAAGTCGCCTAAAAAAAGCATCGTCCTTATTACTGATGGAGAAAATAATTCAGGCGCGGTTCATCCTCATACTGCGGCTCGTCTTGCCGTGAACAAAGATATTTCACTTTACATTCTTGGTGTGGGAACAAGAGGCGTTGTTCCGATTGATTATGTAGATCCAAAGTCAAATAAAATTTATTCAGGTTATCTTGAATCGAAATTTGATACGTCTTCAATTGCACGGATTGCATCAGAGGGAAATGGAAAATTTTTTGAGATTGAATCTATTTCCGCATTGTCGCAGGCTATTTCTTCAATTTCAAAAAGTGAAAATATTGCTCAAAGCTACTACATAAAAAATCAGGATATATTTTATTACAGATATTTTTTGATTGCCGCGGTTGTTTTTGCTTGCATTGCATGGATTGTGCGCAGATTTCTTCTGCAGGAGACTTTATGAATTTTTCTGTTGAAAATCTATTTTCATTTTATCTTTTTATTCCTTTAGTTTTTGCGCTTTTGTTTGTTGTGGCACGGTATATTCGTTTAAGAAAAAATATCTGCGGAAAAGTTTTTGAATTTAAAAACGGCTCTTTTAGAATTTCAGCTTGTTTCTGGAGCAGAACTTTTTTTAGATTCATTTGTGGAATTTGCGTTGTTCTTGCACTCGCAGGAATTTCATTTGGAACAGATTCTGTGCCTGTACAAAAAAACGGAAAAGCCGTCTCTCTTGTGTTTGACATTTCTTATAGCATGGAAGCAAAAGATGCGCCCGGAGGAATTTCAAGACTTCAGGCAGTTTCCAGTTATGCAAGTGAGCTTTTGGACAGAATGAACGGATGCGCGGTTTCCGCTGTTCTTGCGAAGGGCGATGGAATTATTGCTGTTCCTCTTACAGAAGATTTTCAGAGTGTAAGAAGTTTAATAGAAAATCTTTCGCCTTTGCTTATGACTTCCGAGGGGACAAGCCTTGGCAATGGAATAAAATCCGCGCTTTCTTCGTTTCCAGAGCAATCTTCCGCAGCTTCATTTATCTGGCTTTTTACCGATTGCGAAGAAACAGACAACAGCCTTCAGTCTTCTCTTTCTGAATGTTTAAAATCCGGAATTCCTGTTGTTATTATCGGATTTGGCTCTGAGCGTGAAAGTGAAATTTTTGCGGGCGATGGAATTACAAAAGTAAAAACAGCTTTAAGATCCGGCAGCGTTGAAAAAATGATTTTATCTCTAAAGGAAAAATTTGTTTCGTCCAAAAGAAATAACTCTGCGCCTTCTGTTGTTTACATTGATGCCTCGGAAATGGGCTCTGCCGCCGCTATTTTAAAAATGCTTGATCTTAATGGTTCGTTGCCGTCGGTTTCTTATGAAATTCAGAGCACTCAGCGTTATGGACTTTTTATTTCTTTTGCAATTTTATTTTTCCTTGCCTCGATTTTTTTTGGCGAGCTTGATATTGCAGGCGGAAAGAAAAAATTGATTTCATCTGTTTCCATGGCTTCGCTTGTTTTTTTGTTTACAGGATGTTCGCCACGTTTTAATGACGGCATAAAAATTCTTGAAGGAAAACTTGACTGGTCTAAGCAGGATTATCAAAATGCAGTCGGAGATTTTTTTGAAACAGCTTCAAATGCACAATCCCGTGGAGATTTTCTTGTTGAACAGTATGCGGTATTTGGACTTGGCTCGACTTATCTTATGCAAGGCGAAACTGATGCAGCGTTAAAAAGATTTTCGAAAATATACGAAAATTCTTCAGATAAAATTAAATTTGCAATCCTTTATAATTTTGGAATAATTGCGCATCGTAACGGAGATTATAAAGCGGCAACTGATTTTTTCAAAAAAGCTATTTTAATAGACAGCACCAGCATAAATGCAAAAATTAATCTTGAACTTTCGTTGAGGGAAAATTCAGAACGCTCAAGAGAATCCGCGCAGGAACTTGTGCCTTTGTCAGAAAATAAAGAAGAACAGAATATTCAAAATGCTCTTTATTCTATAATTCGGGAGGATGAAAGACAGCAATGGAAAAATATGCAGAAAGATTCAGAACGGACTTCCCGCGATTATTAATTTTTGTCTTGCTTGTTGCTTATGCATTTCCTGTTTTCGCAAAGCCAGTTTCATGGAATTATCTATGGAGCTTGCGTTTCAAGCAAAGTCAGGAAACTTTATTTACAGAAACCGACAATTCATTTTATGTTGAAATTGAAGGAGTTACTCCAGACAGCATTCAGCTTGCCGTGAATTCTCTTCCGCATAATGTAAGTTTTGTTTCGTCAAAAAAAGAAACCGTTATGATAAAAAGCGGAAACGGACAGAACGAAAAATATTCAGCAGGAACAAGAATTACAATCTGGATGAAATTTTTAAAAACCGGATTTTACAAAATCAGTCCGATTGATCTTGTTATAAACGGAAGTTTTTATCAGATTCCGTTTAATCCTGTTGAAGTTTTTGAAAATCCAAAATTTATAAATCCGCAGGTTTCAGTTTCTTTTAACAATCTGAATATTTCTTCAAAAGGAAAAACCGCTGAAGCTTATGAGGGGCAGCACATTGTTTTTACAGTGAATGTGAAATACGCGAATTCTGTAAAAAATGTTTCTTGGAATATTCCGGAAGATTCTGTATTTAAAAAACTTCGGGAGTTTAATTCTTCTGATGAAGATTTTTTTTCCACGGAATTCAAACCTATTGCTGTATTTGACTGGCAGCCTTTAAAATCCGGAAATTGGAATCTTCCTGAAATCTTTGTTACGGCGGTTTCGTACAATGGAACAATCAATGATATAAAATGTCCGCCTATTTCTTTCAAGGTTCATGAAAAAAAATCAGTGGTCAATGAACCAAAACAGGAAAGTCCTTTTGCCTACGCTTTTATA contains the following coding sequences:
- a CDS encoding VWA domain-containing protein, with translation MFEFENPPAFFLLLLIPVLYILRYIKIFSRLSLPLNLSDWNGSNFKWKGNARKFLSVFGRVVCVLFYICLVFAYADPVFHLQQKVYSSKGASIVFVLDVSPSMAAKDIGSQSRLEAAKNSIVSMAEMNSGSELGLVVMAENAAVLVSPTMDRKFFLNRLKTVSVGELGDGTAIGTGLSSAIYHLEKSKSPKKSIVLITDGENNSGAVHPHTAARLAVNKDISLYILGVGTRGVVPIDYVDPKSNKIYSGYLESKFDTSSIARIASEGNGKFFEIESISALSQAISSISKSENIAQSYYIKNQDIFYYRYFLIAAVVFACIAWIVRRFLLQETL
- a CDS encoding VWA domain-containing protein, which gives rise to MNFSVENLFSFYLFIPLVFALLFVVARYIRLRKNICGKVFEFKNGSFRISACFWSRTFFRFICGICVVLALAGISFGTDSVPVQKNGKAVSLVFDISYSMEAKDAPGGISRLQAVSSYASELLDRMNGCAVSAVLAKGDGIIAVPLTEDFQSVRSLIENLSPLLMTSEGTSLGNGIKSALSSFPEQSSAASFIWLFTDCEETDNSLQSSLSECLKSGIPVVIIGFGSERESEIFAGDGITKVKTALRSGSVEKMILSLKEKFVSSKRNNSAPSVVYIDASEMGSAAAILKMLDLNGSLPSVSYEIQSTQRYGLFISFAILFFLASIFFGELDIAGGKKKLISSVSMASLVFLFTGCSPRFNDGIKILEGKLDWSKQDYQNAVGDFFETASNAQSRGDFLVEQYAVFGLGSTYLMQGETDAALKRFSKIYENSSDKIKFAILYNFGIIAHRNGDYKAATDFFKKAILIDSTSINAKINLELSLRENSERSRESAQELVPLSENKEEQNIQNALYSIIREDERQQWKNMQKDSERTSRDY
- a CDS encoding SH3 type 3 domain-containing protein, whose product is MEKYAERFRTDFPRLLIFVLLVAYAFPVFAKPVSWNYLWSLRFKQSQETLFTETDNSFYVEIEGVTPDSIQLAVNSLPHNVSFVSSKKETVMIKSGNGQNEKYSAGTRITIWMKFLKTGFYKISPIDLVINGSFYQIPFNPVEVFENPKFINPQVSVSFNNLNISSKGKTAEAYEGQHIVFTVNVKYANSVKNVSWNIPEDSVFKKLREFNSSDEDFFSTEFKPIAVFDWQPLKSGNWNLPEIFVTAVSYNGTINDIKCPPISFKVHEKKSVVNEPKQESPFAYAFIESSSYDKNVSRPEAKNYDILNLIELHKKERHSIPFFNSAFKERRQIELSVGLSPSGVEPSVVFFTIMFCAVFILLAVSVLLFIFKRKKTCAIFVSMFVTFAVFLSIYGYHLFTSRGIYAGGTMSPIPEKTAPTGVTIQAGSVVSIIRTAGGWMYIRHNDTYGWVSAENVYIIK